Proteins encoded by one window of Candidatus Omnitrophota bacterium:
- the recG gene encoding ATP-dependent DNA helicase RecG: MTDKKTSASQKAPKKSPSGDGLDTPIQFCPGVGPMRASILGRLGVETVRDLFWHIPRYYEDFHNLSKISQLRPGQVVTVLGNAVSVQERIPQNRNKVRHILQTVIEDETGAMLAVWFNQSYLADKIRVGTRLLLHGRTDLYDRMMQMSSPKHRIVDDDDDSTQGVEPIYPLSEGLTQGALRKILRSALDRFGGACQEFLPVGILEFHQFPLRLEAFRILHFPKHGEGAPTDRCEQEMELLKDGEAGFAQTLAAGDPHSLWEKARKRLVFEEFFIHQFLLRRYHGQVKKQIGVSHPHPAPDPWAQRIEIIEDGPSAWPALFIESLPFQLTADQKKVCREIEEDLFSPAPMNRLLQGDVGSGKTVVSLYAMTIAAAGGRQAALMVPTEILAQQHADTIRRLTHCLPGVRTVQLAGCAAAERRQALESIANGSAQFVVGTHALFQEKVEFARLGLAVVDEQHKFGVEQRQRLIEKGIHPDLLVATATPIPRTLSLTLFGDMDISTIVSLPPNRPSLITRWTQWDKEEKVWGFVDGEIAKGHQVYVVCPIIEPSENAPHLPSTEEAFERLSQTFLPHRRVEILHGRHSAQVKGDLMERMRAGAVDVVVATTVIEVGVDLPNATVMVILGAERFGLAQLHQLRGRVGRGCSKSYCVLVTPSRIPPYAQQRMKIMEKTRDGFVIAEEDLKLRGPGEQFGIRQSGHLKFHLADPLRDIHLLREAHEAAAKLYQDDPGLDRPGSERLKEEMLNVPSRLEFRRPS; the protein is encoded by the coding sequence ATGACTGATAAGAAAACATCCGCATCCCAAAAAGCGCCAAAGAAATCCCCATCCGGCGATGGATTGGATACGCCTATTCAATTTTGTCCCGGCGTTGGACCGATGCGGGCGTCGATATTGGGAAGGCTGGGAGTTGAAACCGTAAGAGACCTGTTCTGGCATATTCCCCGCTATTATGAAGATTTTCATAACCTTTCCAAAATAAGCCAATTGCGTCCAGGACAGGTCGTTACCGTCCTCGGAAATGCCGTTTCCGTGCAAGAGCGAATCCCGCAAAATAGAAATAAAGTGCGCCATATTCTCCAAACCGTAATAGAGGATGAAACAGGGGCTATGCTGGCGGTTTGGTTCAATCAATCTTACCTAGCGGATAAGATTCGCGTTGGAACGCGCTTGCTTCTGCATGGCCGGACCGATTTATATGACCGCATGATGCAAATGTCTTCTCCCAAGCATCGCATCGTTGACGATGACGATGATTCAACTCAAGGCGTAGAGCCGATTTATCCTTTATCCGAAGGATTGACTCAAGGAGCGTTGCGTAAAATTTTGCGCAGCGCCCTTGATCGTTTTGGCGGCGCATGTCAGGAATTTCTCCCCGTTGGAATCCTTGAATTTCATCAATTTCCTCTCCGCCTGGAGGCTTTCCGCATCCTGCATTTTCCCAAACATGGCGAGGGAGCGCCCACGGATCGTTGCGAACAGGAAATGGAATTGCTTAAGGACGGGGAAGCTGGTTTTGCGCAGACGCTGGCGGCGGGAGACCCTCATTCCCTTTGGGAAAAAGCGCGCAAGAGGCTGGTTTTCGAAGAATTTTTCATCCACCAATTTCTTCTACGGCGCTATCACGGCCAGGTAAAAAAGCAAATCGGCGTTTCCCATCCTCACCCAGCCCCGGATCCTTGGGCGCAACGCATTGAAATTATTGAAGATGGACCGAGCGCATGGCCTGCGCTGTTTATCGAAAGTCTGCCCTTTCAACTCACGGCGGATCAAAAGAAAGTCTGCCGTGAAATCGAAGAGGATTTATTCTCCCCTGCCCCAATGAATCGTCTTTTGCAGGGCGACGTCGGATCGGGAAAGACGGTGGTTTCGCTCTATGCGATGACCATCGCCGCCGCGGGCGGCCGCCAGGCGGCGCTTATGGTTCCCACGGAAATACTTGCTCAGCAACATGCCGATACCATCCGCCGCCTGACCCATTGCCTGCCGGGCGTTCGCACGGTTCAATTAGCGGGATGCGCCGCCGCCGAAAGGCGCCAGGCGTTGGAGTCTATCGCCAACGGCTCGGCTCAGTTCGTCGTTGGAACCCACGCGCTTTTTCAGGAAAAAGTCGAATTCGCCCGTTTGGGTTTGGCCGTTGTCGACGAACAACATAAATTCGGCGTCGAACAACGGCAACGATTGATCGAAAAAGGGATACATCCAGACCTGTTAGTCGCCACCGCTACCCCCATTCCCCGCACTCTTTCCCTTACGCTCTTCGGCGACATGGATATATCCACTATCGTCTCCCTTCCTCCCAACCGCCCTTCATTGATTACCCGCTGGACTCAATGGGATAAAGAAGAAAAAGTTTGGGGGTTCGTCGATGGCGAGATCGCTAAAGGGCATCAAGTCTACGTCGTTTGCCCCATTATCGAACCCTCGGAAAATGCTCCGCATCTCCCGTCCACGGAAGAGGCGTTCGAACGTCTTTCCCAAACCTTTCTCCCCCATCGCCGGGTGGAGATTCTGCATGGACGGCATTCCGCCCAGGTCAAAGGCGATTTGATGGAGAGAATGCGGGCGGGCGCAGTGGATGTCGTCGTGGCCACCACCGTTATCGAAGTCGGAGTGGATCTGCCCAATGCGACCGTCATGGTCATCCTAGGCGCGGAACGCTTTGGACTGGCCCAATTGCACCAGCTTCGGGGCCGCGTCGGACGCGGATGCAGCAAATCCTATTGCGTTCTCGTTACTCCCTCCCGCATCCCTCCCTATGCCCAACAACGCATGAAAATCATGGAGAAAACCCGCGACGGCTTCGTCATCGCCGAAGAAGACCTGAAACTGCGCGGTCCCGGCGAACAATTCGGAATCCGCCAAAGCGGACATCTTAAGTTTCATCTCGCCGATCCTCTCCGCGATATCCACCTTTTGCGTGAGGCGCACGAAGCAGCGGCGAAACTCTATCAAGACGATCCTGGTCTCGATCGGCCGGGAAGCGAACGTTTAAAAGAAGAGATGCTAAACGTTCCTAGCCGCCTCGAATTTCGGCGTCCATCTTGA
- a CDS encoding hybrid sensor histidine kinase/response regulator — protein sequence MEEIKLFNQLKEAIHSGDLAAAQSIVAAIDCEAVLSQAENRAQELKSQYDQLKEAEQMRVDFLATISHELRTPLNSIIGYNSLLEEGVYGELNEKQIKAVARIDRNATRLLTLINQLLELSRLEAGVISVFEEEADIVSLIKDVLEDYQAVAEEKGLELDLSHPYKGVLIRTDAGKMREILRQLISNAVKFTQQGTVKIDVRKEIGAAIVTVSDTGPGIEASKREIIFELFKQGEEYLTRRRDGSGLGLAIVRKLAELLHVNIQLESEVGKGSIFKLTFPIDSSSFTPTVLEAEKQFVPRGNGESLPPLQESAEAAPSVLIVDDDPFMVEILSQYLEKRGQFRVTKAYSGMHAMIHLAQSRPDYLLVDLIMPQINGERVIQYCRELWRDAVRIVVITGKDLSPKEIREFESKGATVILKGDERNQGIIKSLDAVLSLPASQKS from the coding sequence ATGGAAGAAATCAAATTGTTCAACCAATTAAAAGAGGCCATACATTCGGGCGATCTGGCGGCGGCGCAATCGATTGTCGCCGCGATCGATTGCGAGGCGGTTCTTTCTCAGGCCGAAAACCGCGCCCAGGAACTAAAATCTCAGTACGATCAGTTGAAAGAAGCGGAGCAAATGCGAGTCGATTTTTTGGCCACAATATCCCACGAACTCCGCACTCCTCTTAATTCCATCATTGGCTATAACTCGCTGCTGGAAGAAGGCGTTTACGGCGAATTGAATGAAAAGCAAATCAAGGCGGTCGCCCGCATCGACCGCAACGCCACCCGGTTGCTGACTTTAATCAATCAACTATTAGAACTCTCCCGTCTGGAAGCGGGCGTGATTTCCGTATTCGAAGAGGAAGCGGATATCGTTAGTCTTATTAAAGACGTTCTGGAAGATTACCAGGCGGTAGCGGAGGAAAAGGGCTTGGAGTTGGATTTATCCCATCCCTACAAAGGCGTCCTTATCCGCACCGATGCTGGCAAGATGCGCGAAATCCTGCGGCAATTGATCTCCAACGCCGTCAAGTTCACCCAGCAAGGAACCGTAAAAATCGATGTCCGCAAGGAAATCGGCGCCGCCATCGTAACCGTATCGGACACGGGACCGGGCATCGAAGCGAGTAAACGCGAAATAATCTTCGAACTCTTCAAGCAAGGCGAGGAATACCTCACCCGCCGCCGCGACGGCTCCGGTTTAGGGCTGGCCATTGTCCGCAAGTTGGCCGAACTTCTCCATGTCAATATCCAACTGGAAAGCGAAGTCGGCAAAGGTTCCATTTTTAAGTTGACCTTTCCCATCGATTCATCCTCCTTCACGCCAACCGTATTGGAAGCGGAAAAACAATTCGTTCCGCGCGGCAACGGCGAATCCCTTCCGCCTCTTCAGGAATCCGCCGAAGCCGCTCCCTCGGTTTTAATTGTCGATGACGATCCCTTTATGGTGGAAATCCTCAGCCAATACCTGGAAAAACGAGGACAATTCCGCGTAACGAAAGCCTACAGCGGCATGCACGCCATGATCCATCTCGCCCAGAGCCGCCCCGATTATCTGTTAGTGGATTTGATTATGCCTCAAATCAACGGAGAGCGCGTCATTCAATACTGCCGCGAACTTTGGCGCGACGCCGTCCGCATCGTCGTCATCACGGGCAAGGACCTCAGCCCTAAGGAAATCCGCGAGTTCGAAAGCAAAGGCGCTACGGTCATTCTCAAAGGCGACGAACGGAATCAAGGCATCATCAAATCCCTCGACGCCGTCCTTTCTCTCCCCGCATCCCAAAAATCATAG